One Nostoc punctiforme PCC 73102 DNA window includes the following coding sequences:
- a CDS encoding DUF3370 domain-containing protein has translation MLAKLPLPVFTLLLGLAITQTFGCTLDKKNSAIAQTPQLAPQEIVQPGEILALPGKLDTTPVFNSNSPEWIKTEGILLSTLPTNGKKVAAAHLNFPFKGRFDLFAHHYTHTPKDLQTLYLGVILHNPGKKPVTVDVLQAASYLMQDAPFVTLRPYIENNDGKAYSGPGDRAVGDVLRGVRQADFPAKLIIPPGLSRMLLNHPIPVRNLEKPVNGRSSFMRLRSSDRVYAASLAMFAKKNSDNTERPPTLGEWQALLDNGNFAGPRDKTPTPPNATSGALIYGRVAGVSQGSQWQAKLVDNPQTNLTIPQRGKAISYVLDTLRSGRLGTQQIQTAKMLVRYPDTAYEAHGNYGVEYKLTLPLSNNTNQNQTVTVTLETPLKEDKLSQGGVRFRKPSLDFPFFRGTVRLRYFDDQGQHKTRYVHLWHRTGQVLEPLVQVILPPSTKRIVLVDVIYPPDSTPPQVLSVRTLDK, from the coding sequence ATGCTGGCTAAATTACCACTACCTGTATTTACACTTCTATTAGGACTTGCCATAACTCAAACCTTTGGATGCACGCTAGATAAAAAGAATTCAGCGATCGCTCAAACACCTCAGCTAGCACCCCAAGAAATCGTGCAACCAGGAGAAATTCTGGCTCTACCAGGTAAGTTGGATACAACGCCTGTTTTTAACAGCAATAGCCCAGAATGGATCAAAACCGAGGGAATTTTACTTTCTACCCTTCCTACAAATGGTAAAAAAGTTGCAGCAGCGCACCTGAATTTTCCCTTCAAGGGGCGCTTTGACTTATTTGCTCACCACTACACGCACACTCCCAAGGATTTACAAACGCTATACCTGGGTGTAATTCTGCATAACCCTGGCAAAAAACCTGTAACAGTGGATGTGTTACAAGCGGCGAGTTACTTGATGCAAGATGCGCCTTTTGTTACCTTACGCCCCTACATAGAAAATAACGATGGTAAAGCTTACTCCGGGCCAGGCGATCGCGCTGTTGGTGATGTACTCCGGGGTGTTCGACAAGCTGATTTCCCCGCAAAGCTGATAATTCCGCCAGGGCTAAGCCGGATGTTACTAAATCATCCGATTCCTGTACGAAATCTAGAAAAGCCTGTGAATGGTCGCTCTAGCTTTATGCGGTTGCGTAGTAGCGATCGAGTTTATGCAGCAAGTTTAGCAATGTTTGCCAAGAAAAATTCTGATAATACAGAACGCCCACCCACTCTTGGAGAATGGCAAGCTTTACTAGATAACGGGAACTTTGCCGGCCCGCGAGATAAAACCCCGACTCCTCCAAATGCTACCAGTGGCGCACTGATTTATGGGCGTGTAGCTGGTGTGTCACAAGGTTCCCAGTGGCAAGCAAAATTGGTGGATAATCCCCAAACCAATCTGACTATTCCCCAGCGTGGCAAAGCTATTTCTTATGTTTTAGACACATTGCGGAGTGGTCGATTAGGCACTCAACAAATCCAAACTGCTAAAATGCTGGTACGTTATCCAGATACGGCTTATGAAGCACATGGTAATTATGGGGTGGAATATAAACTCACCTTACCTTTAAGCAACAATACCAACCAAAATCAGACCGTTACCGTTACTTTAGAAACACCTTTGAAGGAAGATAAATTATCCCAAGGTGGTGTACGTTTCCGCAAACCATCCTTAGATTTTCCCTTCTTCCGTGGTACGGTGCGGCTGCGTTACTTCGATGACCAAGGTCAACACAAGACCCGCTACGTACATCTATGGCACAGAACTGGTCAGGTGTTAGAACCATTGGTACAAGTTATACTTCCACCTTCCACTAAACGGATAGTACTGGTAGATGTGATTTATCCGCCAGATTCGACACCACCCCAAGTACTGAGTGTAAGAACTTTAGACAAGTGA